The Mangrovimonas cancribranchiae nucleotide sequence AAACCAGTATTATTTAGCATTAACATACCGAGAATTAGATAACTTCACTAAATACACATCTTGTTTAAACAAAGCAAAGCAACTTTACATTGTAGGAAAAAGAATGTTTGACACGTATTCAAACCCAATGGATAAAATTTATCTTGAAACTATTGAAAATGAATTAAAATCCTTTCAGAAAGCAGGTATTATTACCACTAATAAAACAAAAAAGTAGCTTAACTTCTACATTAAGCTGAGTTTCTACTAGCGTTTATATTTCCAAATAACGATCTGGTCACTAACTTTTCAAATACGTCTAATTGTGCTTTATCTGGGTTGGTTTCTTTTTGTAACGTCTGAATTCTTTTTAAAGCATATTGCTGAATGGTTAACAGCGGTAAAACGATAGATTCTCTTATAGCAATCGAGGCTTTACCTGCTGGCTCTTCTTCCATAAGTTCGGTATAGTCTGTTAATTTTAAAATAAGACGTTTGGTGGTGTTATACTCTTCAAAAATAATAGTCCAAAAGTCACCAAACTCGGGATCATCTGCCATGTATTTTGTTAAATCGAAAAAGGATTTGGACAACGACATCATACTATTCTCTATTAATGTTTTAAAGAAACTCGATTCGTTATAGAGTTGTTTTACTTTATCGAACTCATTATTGTCTTCATAATGTTTTAGTGCGGTTCCTACACCAAAAAAGCCTGGCACATTTTGTTTTAATTGGCTCCAACTTCCTACAAATGGAATAGCTCTTAAATCTTCGAAAACGAGTTTGCTAGATTTTCCGCGTTTAGATGGGCGACTTCCAATATTGGTTTTTGCATAATATTTTAAGGTACTCATACGCTCTAAATAAGGCACAAACATAGGATGCGCTTTAAAGTTTGTATAAGTGTTATAACTTATTTGCGCTAAGTCGTCCATAACAGCAATATTATCTTGCGACATGCCTGAGTTAGTTTCATGCAAACGATTATGAATCCCAGAACTTATAAGTTGTTCTAAGTTGTATTGCGAAGAATCTAGTGTCCCAAAATTGGAACTTATAGTTTGTCCTTGAATGGTTAATTGCACCTCTTTATCTTCTATAGTCGGCCCAAGAGAAGCATAAAACTGGTGTGTTTTTCCACCACCACGAGCAGGAGGCCCACCACGACCATCGAAGAAAATAACCGTAACATCGTATTTACGAGACACTTCTGTTAAGCGTTCTTTGGCTTTAAAAATACCCCAATTTGCCATAAGGTAACCGCCATCTTTAGTTCCATCGGAAAAGCCTAACATAATGGTTTGTTTATTACCACGTTTTTTTAAGTGCGCTGCATAATTAGGATTGGTATATAATTCTTCCATAACGGCTGGCGCATTTTCTAAATCCTCTATGGTTTCAAATAACGGACCAATATCAACGGTTAAATCATCTTCAAATGCCACAAGCTTTAACATGGCATAAAGTTGCATGACATTTAATGTGGTTTGATTGTTACTAATTATGTATCGGTTTGCTGCTTTCTCGCCATTGGTTTGCTGAATGGTTTTTATGGCTTGAATAGTTTTTAAGGTTTTCAACACCTCATCATCTTCAAAAAGAGATAAATCAACATGGCCTTTAATTTCTGAAAGCACTTTAACTTGTTCCTTTTCGGACAACTCGTGATAATTACTTGGAAAAATAGTGCTACCGCTTTCAATAAGTTTATCTACCATGGTATTAAACACTTTGGCATGCGCACGACTATCCTGACGGATATCTAAATTAGCAAAATGAAATCCGAATAAATGCACTTTGTTGATTAAGCTATTAACTAACGACACATACAACGACTGATGGTTAGTTACAAGGCTATCGCGAATGGTTTTTAGTGCTTTTACAAAAGCATTGGCTGTTAATGTGTTGTCGTTTGGGTTATCGGTCATTTGAAGCAGCTTAGATTCTAAATCTAACACATGTTCTTCAACGCCTTTAAACGTCAATCTACGCTTTAAGGTTCTAATATCGCGATAATAGTTTTTTACAATGGTTTCTTTTAGTCTATTAGCAACTTTTAGGGTTGTTTCTGGGGTAACAAAAGGGTTTCCATCTCTATCACCACCTGGCCAAAATCCAATGTTTATAATGTCGTTTTGTACAGGTTGACCATCGAAAATATTTTCTTGTATATAATCGAAAATAGCTCCGAAAGATTGATAATAAACGTTCTCTAAATACCAAATTAAGCTTACAGCTTCATCGTAAGGTGTTGGTTTTTCGTGTTTAAAGAACGGCGTTTTTCCTAATTGCGCTAAGAGGTCGTTAATTTCTAATAGATTATTGGTTTTTATGGCTTTGGAAAGGTCGGTAATAATGCCTAAAACTTCTCCTGGATAAAACTGTGTAGGATGCGCTGTTAATACAATACGAACTTTAAACTCTTCTAAATAGGTTCTTAAAGTATCTAATTTATTTTCTGATGCTACCGATTCTTTTAAGCTTCGTAATGTACCTATTCCATCCATATTATTCACTACAGGAAAGGCGGCGTCTTCTATGGCATCAAACAAAACGACTTGACGTTCTATGTATTGTATAAACCGAAATAACAAATTAATCTGACTTTCTTCGTTACGTCGCGCTTGATATTTTTTAAAAAAAGTTTGTACAATGGTTGTAGGATCGTCGCCGTTTTTAAACCCTTTTTCGCAAGTTTCATGAAACAATGGTAATAACACGCCTGTTTTAGAAATAGTATCGAAAGGCAGCGTCATGAAGATGCTGTTATAGATTTGATATTTTGATAAAACGTTTTGCTTAAATCGTGTTAATTTTGGTTGTGTGCTCATTAAAACTGTTTTAGTTTTCTATAAAAATAGGAAACAAAGCGCAAGAACTCTAATATTATTTAAGATTTCCGTTTTTTTTAATTCGAAATCGTTTTCAATAAAAAAAGAGGCTGAAAAAAGCCTCTTTTCTTGTGTTTTATTAATTGAATTATTTCCCTAACATTAAGAGTTCGTTACAAACTATTTCGGTAGTGTAGCGTTTATTGCCATCTTTGTCTTCCCATGTTCGATTGGTTAACTTACCTTCTATAGCTATTTCCTGACCTTTGGTTACATAATTTTCTACTACTTTCACCAAGCCATTACGTACTATAATGTTGTGCCAATAGGTGCGTTCAATTTTTTGACCATCTTTGTTTTTGTAGCTATCATCTGTAGCTATTGAAAACTTGGCCATTTTGTTACCGTTTTCAAAAGTCACGAATTCTGGGTCTTGCCCTAATCTACCAATCAACTGTACTTTGTTTCTAAGCGTGTTCATAATTTATATTTTTAAGGTTAAACAGTTAATGCCATTGAACCATTTTAAGATTCAACACTACAAATATGATGTGAGTCGTTAAAAATAATCGGTTATTACTTATTTATATCCGTTTGAAGTCGTTTGAAGTCGTTTGTTAATCAATTAATATCGTATAACATTGAGGTAATTCTATGGTAGCATACTTTTTTAGTTTATATTTATATGGTATTGATTATGAAACAAATTACACTTACACCTTTACATCATAACAACGCGGCTAATATTGCTATTGGTTTTAAATACAACCATAGTATTAAGGAAGATATTCGCGAGTTTCCGCATGTATATTGGTCTAAAACACACAGAACGTTTTATGTAGCACACACAGTAAAAACACTTCATCTTTTATTTACTTATTTACGTGATAAAGGCTACTATGTAGATTACTCTGCCATGCCCAAACAGCCTAAAAAGGCTTTTAAACCAGCCAAAAAAAAGCCTGTTAAATTTAATAAAAAGCAACTATTTAATAGACTTCCTAAGAGCCATAAAATTTTACTTAATAAGTATGCCTCTTTTTTACGTGGCAAACGATTAAGCGAACAAACGGTAAGTACATATGGGTATTTTATTTTACGGTTTGCACACTACCATAGGTTATTAGCTATTAGTAAATGGGATAATTCGTGCTTGGATAAGTTTATGAGCAATGTTATGTATAATGAAAATTATAGCATAAGTAGCCACAGACAATGTGTGAGTGCTATAAAGTATTTAACAGCATTTTGCGACATGGATACTTTTGATGCTAGTGAGTTTGAACGCCCTAAACGCGATAAGAATTTACCTAAAGTAATCTCTAAAGAAGCTGTAATACGCTTAATACAGGTGACTAAAAACCTTAAACATCGTGTTATTATTTCGCTATTATATTCTGGCGGATTGCGTATTGGTGAACTACTTGCTTTACGCCCAGAAGATTTAGACTTTGAACGGCATCAAGTTTTTGTAAGGCGTGGTAAGGGCAGAAAAGATCGTATGGTTACTTTGGCTAAAGTGCTTAAACCTATGTTGGTTAATTATATACAAACCTACAGACCAAACCATTTCCTTATTGAAGGTCGTGATGGTGGACAATATCATGCCAGTTCAGTTAGACATATGCTAAAACGTTCTTGTTATATAGCTAATATCACACCTGCTATTTCACCACATGCTTTACGCCATAGTTATGCCACGCACATGCTTGAAAACGGGGTTGATTTACGCCATATTCAAAGTTTATTAGGGCATACAAAACCTGAAACTACTATGATATACACTCATGTGGCTAAGGAGGATTTAATGCGTATAAGTAATCCTTTAGATGCTACTGTTAAGGGATTAAAGAATTATAGTTATCCAGACAAAAAAGTCACGATATCCGGAAAATAGACTGTTTAAATGCGTATATTAGTGCGCATATAACGAGTTATCAGCAATAACAAACCTCAACACAGCACCTCAACTGCGCCACGCTTATTTCGGTGCGTGTTTCGGAATTGATACGAAAATCCGCATTTTTGCCAACAAAAAGGCTACCCGATTTTCTAATTGCTGATAACGAGTCGCAGATACCAAAAGAAAAACCTTGCAAGGCTACGCCTTGACTTAATATTAATTAAAAAATTAAAATAATGAGAACAATTGAGGTTACTGGCACAAATAATCAAAAAATTACAATTATTATCGATAAAATCGAATATATAAGTCAAACGGTTGATGATAGTGACACCACTATTATTCAAACTAGTAGTTCTTTAATTAGAACTTATGAATCATACGAAAAAATAATACAATTAATTAATAGTTGATTTAGCATCTAAATTTTCAC carries:
- a CDS encoding phosphoenolpyruvate carboxylase, which gives rise to MSTQPKLTRFKQNVLSKYQIYNSIFMTLPFDTISKTGVLLPLFHETCEKGFKNGDDPTTIVQTFFKKYQARRNEESQINLLFRFIQYIERQVVLFDAIEDAAFPVVNNMDGIGTLRSLKESVASENKLDTLRTYLEEFKVRIVLTAHPTQFYPGEVLGIITDLSKAIKTNNLLEINDLLAQLGKTPFFKHEKPTPYDEAVSLIWYLENVYYQSFGAIFDYIQENIFDGQPVQNDIINIGFWPGGDRDGNPFVTPETTLKVANRLKETIVKNYYRDIRTLKRRLTFKGVEEHVLDLESKLLQMTDNPNDNTLTANAFVKALKTIRDSLVTNHQSLYVSLVNSLINKVHLFGFHFANLDIRQDSRAHAKVFNTMVDKLIESGSTIFPSNYHELSEKEQVKVLSEIKGHVDLSLFEDDEVLKTLKTIQAIKTIQQTNGEKAANRYIISNNQTTLNVMQLYAMLKLVAFEDDLTVDIGPLFETIEDLENAPAVMEELYTNPNYAAHLKKRGNKQTIMLGFSDGTKDGGYLMANWGIFKAKERLTEVSRKYDVTVIFFDGRGGPPARGGGKTHQFYASLGPTIEDKEVQLTIQGQTISSNFGTLDSSQYNLEQLISSGIHNRLHETNSGMSQDNIAVMDDLAQISYNTYTNFKAHPMFVPYLERMSTLKYYAKTNIGSRPSKRGKSSKLVFEDLRAIPFVGSWSQLKQNVPGFFGVGTALKHYEDNNEFDKVKQLYNESSFFKTLIENSMMSLSKSFFDLTKYMADDPEFGDFWTIIFEEYNTTKRLILKLTDYTELMEEEPAGKASIAIRESIVLPLLTIQQYALKRIQTLQKETNPDKAQLDVFEKLVTRSLFGNINASRNSA
- a CDS encoding single-stranded DNA-binding protein; amino-acid sequence: MNTLRNKVQLIGRLGQDPEFVTFENGNKMAKFSIATDDSYKNKDGQKIERTYWHNIIVRNGLVKVVENYVTKGQEIAIEGKLTNRTWEDKDGNKRYTTEIVCNELLMLGK
- a CDS encoding tyrosine-type recombinase/integrase, which produces MKQITLTPLHHNNAANIAIGFKYNHSIKEDIREFPHVYWSKTHRTFYVAHTVKTLHLLFTYLRDKGYYVDYSAMPKQPKKAFKPAKKKPVKFNKKQLFNRLPKSHKILLNKYASFLRGKRLSEQTVSTYGYFILRFAHYHRLLAISKWDNSCLDKFMSNVMYNENYSISSHRQCVSAIKYLTAFCDMDTFDASEFERPKRDKNLPKVISKEAVIRLIQVTKNLKHRVIISLLYSGGLRIGELLALRPEDLDFERHQVFVRRGKGRKDRMVTLAKVLKPMLVNYIQTYRPNHFLIEGRDGGQYHASSVRHMLKRSCYIANITPAISPHALRHSYATHMLENGVDLRHIQSLLGHTKPETTMIYTHVAKEDLMRISNPLDATVKGLKNYSYPDKKVTISGK